A single Filimonas effusa DNA region contains:
- a CDS encoding winged helix-turn-helix transcriptional regulator, with protein sequence MTPTNCADQAFLKERILAIRDAIDLLGGKWKISILRNLSSGTMRFKDLQEAIAGISPKILTRELQDLEQNLMITRTVNKTKPITVSYAITDHAWESEAVIKALLEFGLKHRSKIIKK encoded by the coding sequence ATGACACCGACTAACTGTGCCGACCAGGCATTTTTAAAAGAAAGGATTTTAGCAATAAGAGATGCCATTGATTTGTTAGGCGGTAAGTGGAAGATCTCCATCTTAAGGAATCTTTCTTCGGGTACTATGAGGTTTAAAGATCTGCAGGAAGCCATTGCAGGGATCTCTCCTAAAATCCTGACCCGCGAATTACAGGATCTGGAACAAAACCTTATGATAACGAGAACCGTCAACAAAACCAAACCCATCACGGTCTCATATGCAATTACCGATCATGCCTGGGAAAGCGAAGCCGTCATTAAAGCGCTGCTCGAATTCGGATTAAAACACAGGAGTAAGATTATAAAGAAATAG
- a CDS encoding LytR/AlgR family response regulator transcription factor, whose protein sequence is MKAVRVLIVEDDAELAAGLQMMLQNQGYTVCGVASTLSQAYELLQQHMPDISIVDIYLEGKPDGISYAKAIFTGKVHSHAYLFLTSAADRSTFEIAKPLGAFSYLLKPFNEIELQYALELAVEQFAKQPAPSVVQQELKAPSPMHDTLFIKRGNMLAKVLVANIRYIEVDGKYCKVVDQNEKFVVQMPMKQLHDQLPAAIFLRIHRNYIVNLHAVEKIDLHDNEVILNCGTRLALSRRYLDELMHFFHILK, encoded by the coding sequence ATGAAAGCAGTGAGAGTGCTTATTGTAGAAGATGATGCTGAATTAGCAGCAGGTTTGCAGATGATGCTGCAAAACCAGGGTTATACTGTATGTGGTGTTGCCAGTACGTTGAGCCAGGCCTATGAATTGCTGCAACAGCATATGCCGGATATTTCTATCGTGGATATTTACCTGGAAGGAAAACCGGACGGAATCTCCTACGCAAAAGCTATTTTTACTGGTAAGGTACATAGCCATGCCTATCTTTTCCTGACAAGTGCTGCCGACAGATCTACTTTCGAGATCGCAAAGCCATTGGGTGCTTTCAGCTATCTGTTGAAACCTTTTAATGAAATAGAATTGCAATATGCACTGGAGCTGGCTGTGGAGCAGTTTGCAAAGCAACCTGCACCATCCGTTGTTCAGCAGGAACTAAAAGCGCCCTCCCCCATGCACGATACCCTCTTTATAAAAAGAGGTAACATGCTGGCCAAGGTGCTGGTTGCGAATATCAGGTATATAGAAGTGGATGGCAAATACTGCAAAGTGGTTGATCAAAACGAAAAGTTTGTGGTGCAAATGCCCATGAAGCAATTGCATGATCAGTTGCCTGCTGCCATCTTTTTACGCATCCATCGGAATTATATCGTGAACCTCCATGCCGTTGAGAAAATAGACCTCCACGATAACGAGGTGATTTTAAATTGTGGCACCAGGTTAGCTTTAAGCAGAAGATACCTGGATGAATTGATGCATTTCTTTCATATCCTCAAATAA
- a CDS encoding tetratricopeptide repeat-containing sensor histidine kinase: MKYLCKLAVAIVSVIFIGTAFAHAQQTVRLPVNLKQRLIAVCDVCQHKPGSNTGYRQGLHHSIEALLSGELDSAYTHALYAITQTDTGSDGSGRQYAYFIKAKVLYYKKLYTQAIAEYKQLLGNAQLDTIIRSNIYTNLGECYLELSDFKQALHYFDSWKQTFQKYNDLYSASAVYQNSGLCLFHMERYAEAENDFKQTLTVNEQLRDTFGLAMNYMNLANLYYNQYLDSKAIPCFEKSLLFAKRAGDLEALKSAYLNMAVVEENRNRFKEALQYRKQYETLHDSAWNRDNIWKLASQEKKFTAQIKENKIHLLEQQALVSNAQLKTQRWQRNTLLAVAIGFLAIAGFSLVAYTITRRKNKIIVEQKDALDLLNKTKDRLYSIVAHDLRSPIYSLKTNLAKIKTALSKGVMSETNEVLANAQHIAGNTYALLDNLLNWTLSQTNQLLFHPQRLQLQAIVQQVYFDYQPIAANKQIELQQSVPPGYFIKADLNSMKIVLRNLLDNAIKYTPAGGRVSITATGNSTQCSLQIEDTGIGMDEQLLAGLQTEGETGVQQDADGNTSTGFGLNLCRVMVQKNNGSLHISSKKNAGTQVDLLFPLNDDV, encoded by the coding sequence ATGAAATACTTATGTAAGCTTGCTGTAGCTATTGTTTCAGTTATTTTTATTGGAACCGCCTTTGCGCACGCGCAGCAAACAGTTCGCCTGCCTGTTAATCTAAAACAGCGATTAATTGCTGTTTGTGATGTTTGCCAGCATAAACCTGGCAGCAATACAGGTTACCGGCAGGGGCTTCATCACAGTATTGAAGCGCTATTGAGCGGTGAGCTCGATAGCGCTTATACGCATGCTTTATACGCAATTACCCAAACCGACACCGGCAGCGATGGCTCCGGTCGCCAATACGCTTATTTTATAAAGGCAAAGGTCTTATACTATAAAAAGCTGTACACCCAGGCCATAGCAGAATATAAGCAGTTGCTGGGTAATGCACAGCTGGATACTATCATACGATCTAATATTTACACTAACCTGGGGGAATGTTATCTTGAGTTAAGTGATTTTAAACAGGCATTACACTATTTTGATAGCTGGAAACAAACATTTCAGAAGTATAACGATCTCTATAGCGCGAGTGCCGTATACCAGAATAGCGGTCTCTGCCTGTTTCATATGGAGCGATACGCGGAGGCAGAGAACGATTTCAAACAAACGTTAACGGTAAATGAGCAGTTGCGCGATACGTTTGGCCTGGCTATGAACTACATGAACCTCGCGAATCTTTACTACAACCAATACCTGGACAGTAAGGCCATTCCCTGTTTTGAGAAATCACTGCTGTTTGCAAAACGGGCAGGCGATCTTGAAGCGCTTAAAAGCGCCTACCTGAATATGGCCGTAGTGGAAGAGAACAGGAACAGGTTTAAAGAGGCTTTGCAGTACCGAAAACAATACGAAACCCTGCACGATAGTGCCTGGAACCGGGATAATATCTGGAAACTGGCCAGCCAGGAAAAGAAATTCACCGCACAGATCAAAGAGAACAAAATTCACCTGTTGGAACAGCAGGCACTTGTAAGTAATGCACAGTTGAAAACGCAGCGGTGGCAACGAAACACCTTATTAGCAGTTGCCATTGGCTTTTTAGCGATAGCAGGGTTTTCGCTGGTTGCCTATACCATAACCCGGCGCAAAAACAAAATTATTGTAGAGCAGAAAGATGCGCTGGATCTGTTAAACAAAACGAAGGACAGGCTTTACAGTATTGTGGCCCATGACCTCCGCTCACCGATTTATTCATTGAAAACAAACCTCGCCAAAATTAAAACAGCCCTGTCAAAGGGAGTGATGAGTGAAACCAATGAGGTGCTTGCAAACGCGCAGCATATTGCCGGAAATACTTATGCCCTGCTCGATAACCTGCTTAACTGGACGCTTAGCCAAACCAATCAGCTCCTTTTCCATCCACAGCGGCTGCAATTGCAGGCTATTGTACAGCAGGTGTATTTCGACTACCAGCCTATTGCTGCTAACAAGCAAATAGAGTTACAACAGTCGGTCCCGCCTGGTTATTTTATAAAGGCGGATCTTAATTCAATGAAGATCGTTTTGCGTAATCTGCTTGATAACGCTATTAAATACACGCCTGCCGGCGGCAGGGTTTCCATCACCGCTACCGGAAACAGCACGCAATGCAGCTTGCAGATAGAAGATACCGGCATCGGTATGGATGAACAACTGCTGGCTGGTTTACAAACAGAAGGTGAAACGGGCGTGCAACAGGATGCGGATGGTAATACCAGCACAGGCTTTGGCTTGAATCTTTGCCGTGTTATGGTTCAGAAAAACAACGGCAGCCTGCACATCAGCAGCAAGAAGAATGCGGGAACTCAGGTAGACCTGCTGTTTCCTTTAAATGACGACGTATGA